From a region of the bacterium genome:
- a CDS encoding zinc ribbon domain-containing protein codes for MTLATFLLVLIFFVVLYFLVTPMLSPLLSKEAPGTPGNAQGAEDLRYRKAEVLESLKEFDLDLKMKKISDQDYQTLFQETFAEGAKILREIDQRAQEAEQPPPETTPQARETRPPSHETPQAAVPKFCSQCGAALEAGANFCSRCGRKIQRVPL; via the coding sequence ATGACGCTCGCGACCTTCCTTCTGGTCCTGATCTTTTTCGTCGTCCTCTATTTCCTGGTCACCCCGATGCTCTCCCCCCTCCTGTCGAAGGAGGCGCCCGGAACTCCGGGGAACGCGCAGGGCGCCGAGGACTTGCGTTACCGGAAGGCCGAGGTCCTGGAGAGCCTCAAGGAGTTCGACCTGGACCTCAAAATGAAAAAGATCTCCGATCAGGACTATCAAACCCTCTTTCAGGAGACATTCGCGGAGGGCGCCAAGATCCTCAGGGAGATCGACCAGCGGGCGCAGGAGGCGGAGCAGCCTCCGCCGGAAACCACTCCGCAGGCCCGGGAAACAAGGCCGCCGTCCCACGAAACGCCTCAGGCCGCCGTCCCCAAGTTCTGCTCCCAATGCGGGGCGGCCTTGGAGGCTGGAGCCAATTTTTGCAGCCGGTGCGGCAGAAAAATTCAAAGGGTGCCGTTATGA
- a CDS encoding cytochrome c-type biogenesis CcmF C-terminal domain-containing protein — MNSSLSFFGSHLLALAYPVTLFSLLIYLAGARRRMRGLVVAGQRATWIAFFLITAAVLTLVWGFLSDDFGILYVASYSSRSLPFFFKLTGLWAGLDGSILFWTWLVSLYGVVVLRQNRDKHPEWMPWINATLMGIVFFFLTLILFANNPFVPLVPAPQDGKGLNPLLQNIAMVVHPPSLYLGFTGFSVPFAFVIAALVTRKLDAVWIEATRRWILVSWLFLTVGLILGGAWAYVELGWGGFWAWDPVENAALMPWLVATAYLHSVMIQKKRGMLMVWNVVLIVLTYLMTIVGTYLTRSGVVQSVHAFSGSKLGPYFLLFLGSTLLFCVGLIVTRLPELKGQNTLQSYISKESAFLINNVVLLVAAFTVLWGTLFPTLSEAVTGDRISVGPPFFNKIMGPVALTLLLLMGVGPMISWKRSTMRNLRNNLLGPLIFGAVAAALSMVLGLRHWYALGTVVLTGFVLGTLFLEFFRGTRVIRRQKNLPWMAAFFDLILHANRRYGGYIVHVGVLFIFMGIAGTVFQTEADFSVKPGASFDFAGYHLTYREPRIADSEHKMDLVAKVELARDGKKLADLYPARYFYKTTNQPTTEVDMYHAPFKDVYLVLGNIDETTGVADIRVILNPLISFVWLGGLVILLGTVVVLLPRFTRIKPAEALAPLILISLIGLPLPVKAQVEPPAGMHVSSEEQNAVDPFQNRSPDDPSFQKLKNLTEKLLCQCGGCVRTNLRVCTCDFAKRERARIFAMMESGGSDDDIIKSFIGQYGMTVLTAPPEKGFFKVGYLAPGVVLVACLALAGLIIRVWSRRVAVPAARARAPEVTPDDPYARKLSEELKEFES, encoded by the coding sequence ATGAATAGTTCGCTTTCCTTCTTCGGTTCGCACCTGTTGGCCCTCGCTTATCCGGTCACCCTCTTTTCCCTCTTGATCTACCTCGCGGGGGCGAGGAGGCGGATGAGGGGGTTGGTCGTCGCCGGACAGCGGGCGACCTGGATCGCGTTCTTTCTGATCACGGCCGCCGTCCTGACCCTCGTGTGGGGCTTTCTCTCGGACGATTTCGGCATTCTTTACGTGGCCAGCTATTCGAGCCGGAGCCTGCCCTTTTTCTTCAAGCTGACGGGGCTTTGGGCCGGATTGGATGGATCCATTCTCTTCTGGACTTGGCTGGTCAGTTTGTACGGGGTGGTCGTCCTCCGGCAGAACCGCGACAAACATCCGGAATGGATGCCCTGGATCAACGCGACGCTGATGGGCATCGTCTTCTTCTTCCTGACGCTGATCCTCTTCGCCAACAACCCCTTCGTGCCCCTCGTGCCGGCCCCCCAGGACGGCAAGGGGTTGAACCCCCTGCTGCAGAACATCGCCATGGTCGTGCATCCGCCGTCGCTCTACCTGGGGTTCACCGGCTTTTCGGTCCCCTTCGCGTTCGTGATTGCGGCACTCGTGACGCGAAAGCTGGATGCCGTGTGGATCGAGGCCACGCGGCGCTGGATCCTGGTGTCCTGGCTGTTCCTCACGGTCGGGCTGATCCTGGGAGGCGCCTGGGCTTACGTGGAGCTCGGTTGGGGAGGGTTTTGGGCTTGGGACCCCGTCGAGAATGCGGCCCTCATGCCGTGGCTCGTCGCCACGGCCTACCTGCACTCCGTGATGATCCAAAAGAAGCGGGGTATGCTCATGGTCTGGAACGTTGTGCTGATCGTCCTGACCTACCTCATGACCATCGTCGGCACCTATCTGACGCGGAGCGGAGTGGTTCAATCGGTGCACGCGTTCTCCGGCTCGAAACTGGGGCCCTATTTTCTCCTGTTCCTCGGTTCGACCCTCCTCTTTTGCGTTGGGCTCATCGTCACGAGGCTTCCGGAGCTCAAGGGCCAGAACACCCTCCAGTCCTATATTTCGAAGGAGAGCGCGTTCTTGATCAACAATGTGGTTCTCCTGGTGGCGGCCTTTACGGTGCTTTGGGGCACCCTGTTCCCGACGCTTTCGGAGGCGGTCACCGGTGACCGGATTTCCGTCGGCCCCCCGTTCTTCAACAAGATCATGGGGCCGGTTGCGCTCACGCTCTTGCTGCTGATGGGCGTGGGGCCGATGATTTCCTGGAAGCGCTCCACGATGAGGAACCTCAGGAACAACCTGCTGGGACCGCTGATCTTCGGAGCGGTCGCCGCGGCGCTTTCGATGGTCCTTGGGCTCCGGCACTGGTACGCCCTGGGCACCGTGGTCCTGACGGGCTTCGTCCTCGGCACGCTCTTTCTGGAATTCTTCCGGGGCACGCGGGTCATCCGTCGTCAGAAGAATCTGCCCTGGATGGCGGCGTTTTTCGACCTGATCCTTCACGCGAACCGCCGCTACGGCGGCTACATCGTTCACGTCGGCGTCCTGTTTATTTTCATGGGGATCGCCGGAACCGTCTTTCAGACAGAGGCCGACTTTTCGGTCAAGCCGGGGGCGAGTTTTGATTTCGCGGGATATCACCTGACGTATCGGGAACCCCGGATCGCCGATTCAGAGCACAAGATGGATCTGGTGGCCAAGGTGGAGCTGGCGAGGGACGGGAAGAAGCTGGCCGATCTGTATCCGGCCCGGTACTTCTACAAGACCACCAATCAGCCCACCACCGAGGTCGATATGTACCACGCGCCGTTCAAGGACGTGTACCTCGTCCTGGGCAATATCGACGAGACGACGGGGGTCGCGGACATTCGCGTGATCCTCAATCCGCTGATCAGCTTCGTCTGGCTCGGGGGGCTCGTCATTCTGCTGGGGACGGTGGTCGTTCTCCTGCCGCGCTTCACACGCATCAAGCCGGCGGAGGCCCTGGCCCCCCTGATCCTGATTTCGCTGATCGGCCTGCCCCTGCCGGTCAAGGCGCAAGTGGAGCCGCCGGCGGGAATGCACGTGAGCAGCGAGGAGCAGAACGCGGTCGATCCCTTCCAGAACCGTTCCCCGGACGACCCGTCGTTTCAGAAGCTTAAGAATCTGACCGAGAAGCTCCTGTGCCAGTGCGGCGGATGTGTGCGCACGAACCTGCGCGTGTGCACGTGCGATTTCGCGAAGAGGGAGAGGGCGCGGATCTTCGCGATGATGGAGTCCGGAGGGAGCGACGACGATATCATCAAGTCCTTCATCGGCCAGTACGGGATGACGGTCTTGACGGCCCCTCCCGAGAAGGGTTTTTTTAAAGTGGGTTACCTCGCTCCGGGGGTCGTTCTCGTGGCCTGTCTGGCGCTTGCAGGCCTCATCATCCGGGTCTGGTCGAGGAGGGTGGCTGTCCCGGCTGCGCGGGCCCGGGCCCCGGAGGTCACGCCGGACGACCCCTACGCCCGGAAACTGTCCGAGGAATTGAAGGAGTTCGAGTCATGA
- a CDS encoding cytochrome c maturation protein CcmE produces the protein MSKKLRYLLGFILFLVSGFIVLVLSTTFRSSLQYYVTVSELRANEAKYEKSSLKVAGHASQIEKIEGAGKMSYRFRVDEGGASIPVAFTGFAPDTFKEGSEVVVTGRMNPDGSFAATDILAKCSSKYEAKIDGTRR, from the coding sequence ATGAGCAAAAAGCTCCGGTACCTGCTGGGGTTCATTCTGTTTCTCGTCTCGGGTTTCATCGTCTTGGTCTTGTCGACGACGTTCCGTTCGTCCCTCCAGTATTATGTGACCGTCAGCGAGCTGAGGGCGAACGAGGCGAAGTACGAGAAGAGCAGCCTGAAGGTGGCGGGCCATGCCTCTCAGATCGAAAAAATCGAAGGGGCCGGAAAGATGTCCTACCGCTTCCGCGTCGACGAAGGCGGCGCCTCCATCCCCGTGGCGTTCACCGGATTCGCCCCCGATACCTTCAAGGAAGGCTCCGAAGTGGTGGTGACGGGCCGGATGAACCCCGACGGGAGCTTCGCGGCGACGGACATTTTGGCGAAATGCTCCTCCAAGTATGAGGCGAAGATCGACGGGACGCGCCGCTAA
- a CDS encoding cytochrome c3 family protein, which yields MTGVPRFLFSCFVAASLFGAWLPGVVAGLAAGGCATETAGTVVANAGADRTVLLNAPVTLDGSASTGVTSATWTLISAPAGSTASLSDAKTLEPVFTPDVGGDYAVELSINNGAATDSVTITATSSLVSITVPEGSTITTRERFGVTEYVVDLGASGATLSGATSVIAGAGDLTYKWEQVSGPGATVVGSTTGETLEFVAPQLGDFLNATDRYKWQPLRVSRNDTKMIFKLTITDANGVAGAGTIEVFVRDAGKEIHTTSGLSNVGIGTTVYLSGPTLNAAGASASDPTRHEGSAITDWSWSLDLSQAPGSGATFADTGTTASNAQTPSFVPDVPGIYFVHFDSTTGNAGSTAIKTVKVPGTLVINAADYVGVGTISEDSPQATQCASCHDGTDRSAPEFFGDMVAGWSGTKHSHVFQDAMDLYSWLAPEPYLWPFHTVGYNKDDAAFGFDDLARDFVDPLTGRIGFEFPADGLTWDAFVQNFPSVARLSNVQCENCHGPGSEHQGDPLRISFSFSQYGVCGQCHIQEEQWQNSLHNTAGVEHGSGSYQSSWPGTATSSGCTRCHTAKGFDNFLSDGFAGLKPVTDDPGVFPGVTCVACHDPHDATNPFQLRLYGDVTMAIDGSTVNAGKAAVCYACHDGNYANQAKNCDADNDGVAEAICSTVDQTASQYWRGGMHYVPQAPMLEGKQAIADLDADGTPDLALTENSFHADPSFTLAGVAADPNLPAENNKCVTCHMAQGPSPDEEGYQHLGGHALKLRTGHGLGHLHGVPEDEVSVGGTTEAAGTVELLSACQVCHGDGLTEFNLEAQDDYDGDGAVEGIQDEVKGLLLNLSNLIKAADTDNVNQAATPLNASAGTTEGGGGFITVGDIAWAGSCSSFTTSVANACEPTSPKPYSCFSTMPVGKTRDDYQQCNFVEADPVLRRAVWNYNSVVRDGSLGIHNAAYAIQVLQGTYAAIESLLGIDKTGAAHVWGSTPPTYQTDFPQATLR from the coding sequence GTGACGGGCGTACCGCGATTCCTCTTTTCTTGCTTCGTAGCGGCCTCCCTGTTTGGCGCCTGGCTGCCCGGTGTTGTTGCAGGTCTAGCCGCAGGCGGTTGCGCCACGGAGACCGCGGGCACGGTCGTGGCGAACGCCGGTGCCGATCGGACGGTGCTTCTGAACGCCCCGGTGACGCTGGATGGTTCGGCGAGTACCGGAGTCACGTCCGCCACGTGGACCCTGATCTCCGCGCCTGCAGGATCGACCGCGTCCCTATCCGATGCCAAGACCCTTGAGCCCGTTTTCACCCCCGATGTGGGGGGCGACTACGCCGTTGAGCTTTCGATCAATAACGGCGCCGCGACCGACTCGGTCACGATCACCGCGACCAGCTCCCTTGTCTCGATCACCGTGCCGGAGGGTTCGACGATCACCACGCGGGAGCGCTTCGGGGTCACGGAATACGTCGTCGACCTGGGGGCCTCGGGGGCCACGCTTTCCGGGGCGACGAGCGTCATCGCGGGCGCGGGCGACTTGACGTACAAGTGGGAGCAGGTATCCGGTCCGGGAGCGACGGTCGTGGGATCGACGACGGGTGAGACGTTGGAATTCGTCGCGCCCCAACTCGGCGATTTCCTGAACGCCACGGACCGATACAAATGGCAGCCCCTTCGCGTCTCTCGAAACGATACGAAGATGATCTTCAAGCTGACGATCACGGACGCGAACGGAGTCGCGGGCGCCGGGACCATCGAGGTCTTCGTGCGGGACGCCGGCAAGGAGATCCATACGACGAGCGGGTTGTCGAACGTTGGAATCGGAACCACGGTCTATCTCTCCGGTCCCACCCTCAATGCGGCCGGCGCGAGCGCATCGGATCCCACCAGGCACGAGGGGAGCGCGATCACGGACTGGAGTTGGTCGTTGGACCTGAGTCAGGCGCCGGGATCGGGCGCGACCTTTGCGGATACCGGCACGACCGCTTCGAACGCACAGACCCCGAGCTTCGTCCCCGACGTGCCCGGCATCTACTTTGTCCATTTTGACAGCACGACGGGAAATGCGGGTTCCACGGCGATCAAGACGGTCAAGGTGCCGGGCACCCTCGTGATCAACGCGGCCGACTATGTCGGAGTCGGAACGATCTCGGAGGATTCGCCTCAGGCCACTCAGTGCGCCTCGTGTCATGACGGAACCGATCGATCCGCCCCGGAATTTTTCGGAGACATGGTCGCGGGCTGGAGCGGCACCAAGCACTCCCACGTCTTTCAGGATGCGATGGATCTCTACTCGTGGCTCGCTCCCGAGCCGTATCTCTGGCCCTTTCACACGGTCGGTTACAACAAGGACGACGCTGCCTTTGGGTTTGACGATCTCGCGCGGGATTTCGTCGACCCGCTGACGGGCCGCATCGGGTTTGAATTTCCGGCCGACGGCCTGACCTGGGACGCCTTTGTTCAGAATTTCCCCTCGGTGGCGAGGCTCTCGAATGTCCAGTGCGAGAACTGTCATGGGCCGGGCAGCGAACACCAAGGCGATCCGCTCCGGATCTCCTTCTCCTTTTCCCAGTACGGCGTCTGCGGCCAGTGCCATATCCAAGAAGAGCAGTGGCAGAACTCCCTACATAACACGGCTGGCGTGGAGCACGGGAGCGGCAGCTATCAGTCCTCCTGGCCGGGGACGGCGACCAGCTCGGGATGCACCCGCTGCCACACCGCCAAGGGATTCGACAATTTTCTCAGCGATGGATTCGCCGGATTGAAGCCCGTGACGGATGATCCGGGGGTCTTTCCCGGCGTCACGTGCGTCGCCTGCCACGATCCCCACGATGCCACCAATCCTTTTCAGCTCCGCCTTTACGGCGATGTGACGATGGCGATCGACGGGTCGACGGTGAACGCCGGAAAGGCGGCGGTCTGCTATGCCTGCCACGACGGCAACTACGCCAATCAGGCGAAGAATTGCGATGCGGACAACGACGGCGTCGCGGAAGCGATCTGCAGCACCGTGGATCAGACGGCGTCGCAGTATTGGAGGGGGGGCATGCACTATGTGCCGCAGGCCCCGATGCTGGAAGGGAAGCAGGCGATCGCCGATCTCGATGCGGACGGAACGCCGGATCTCGCGTTGACCGAAAACTCCTTCCATGCGGACCCATCCTTCACCTTGGCCGGTGTCGCCGCCGACCCGAACCTTCCGGCCGAGAACAACAAGTGCGTGACTTGCCATATGGCGCAGGGCCCCTCGCCCGATGAGGAGGGGTACCAGCACCTGGGAGGCCATGCGCTCAAGCTCCGGACCGGTCATGGGCTCGGGCATTTGCACGGCGTGCCGGAAGACGAGGTCTCCGTGGGAGGCACGACGGAGGCCGCCGGGACAGTGGAGCTTCTGAGCGCATGCCAGGTCTGCCACGGCGATGGCCTCACCGAATTCAACCTCGAGGCGCAGGACGACTATGACGGGGACGGCGCGGTGGAGGGGATCCAGGACGAGGTCAAAGGACTCCTCCTGAATCTCTCCAATCTGATCAAGGCGGCCGACACGGACAACGTCAATCAGGCGGCGACTCCTCTGAACGCCTCCGCCGGAACGACGGAGGGCGGGGGCGGCTTCATAACCGTCGGCGACATCGCCTGGGCGGGGAGCTGTTCGAGCTTCACGACGAGCGTCGCAAACGCCTGCGAACCGACCTCTCCCAAGCCCTACTCCTGCTTTAGCACGATGCCCGTTGGAAAGACCCGGGACGACTACCAGCAGTGTAATTTTGTCGAGGCGGATCCGGTGCTTCGCCGCGCCGTTTGGAACTACAACTCCGTGGTCCGAGACGGGAGCCTCGGCATTCACAACGCGGCCTATGCGATCCAGGTCCTCCAAGGGACGTATGCCGCGATCGAGTCCCTTCTGGGCATCGACAAAACGGGAGCGGCGCACGTCTGGGGTTCAACGCCGCCGACCTATCAGACCGATTTTCCCCAGGCGACGCTTCGGTAG
- the nrfD gene encoding NrfD/PsrC family molybdoenzyme membrane anchor subunit gives MKTYFRFWKEMVAQALKGSALYWIWLVVLTAIVIMGGFAYAEQVKHGLIVSNLSDQVAWGAYIANFTYIVGVAASAILLMIPAYFYRIELVKQITIIGELFAVCAVSMGMLFVVVDIGRPDRFWHLMPGVGRVNWPMSILSWDVLLLSGYLLLALYIPFYLLYQKYIKEEPRGMFFKPLIYLSIFWAAIPVTAFLFSGLGSRQYWNSAVMAPRFLTSSFIAGPSLMLLVLYIIEWRDLFEVPRTVIRVLIRIVALALILNLFLFASEVFKEFYTGALESASARYLFFGLKGKHMLVPYTWLSIGLNLVATIIFASHKLSSHDRLIQIASVFAVVGIWIEKGMGMVVPGFVPSPLGDIIEYTPSWVEVRVCAGIWAFGFLSFTLLMKAALPIERGDVHYGRAIKEHPAKSGGGGASGLTKPVVTALVLLAALLGAGSTAEAKTPFHISGWIMQDYHWKTTGAFSDHLAETLVTLNFGDPVINRFSGSIQGGVIVDLNKQDSGSPYRSIYDTFGSHAIGRFYYGYLDVNKVGLFSNIRAGRQHLYELEGLHFDGLSVETKPYAGFVVSAFGGVPVHLYENQFGFDPGDWTAGGALQWTPIARLRFRFSGVHLRDKVSAFRIFQGNLDDTLFGGAAWLNITPNWELYSRVTAFTDQLRDLDFGSSTSFPKQDLKLTVTAHRLLEAYDFRVNELDPFSFAGTYQPYTEAMAQIYKGFGKKFGLVVGGGMRLLDHNQVASAFNHGFAKAYGSFTTRGFLAKGLSSTLTADYYRGRDNTLKNNYFGLSFSVNQEFMKKRLVVGAGTAFYLYRFNLFTGDESSDVRTYFGEIEGRIRKDLKLKAGYEFEKNRINGFHSGRVRLVWDF, from the coding sequence ATGAAAACGTATTTCCGGTTTTGGAAGGAGATGGTCGCGCAGGCCCTCAAGGGGAGTGCGCTCTATTGGATCTGGCTCGTTGTCTTGACGGCGATCGTCATCATGGGCGGCTTCGCCTACGCCGAACAGGTCAAGCACGGGTTGATCGTCTCCAATCTCTCCGACCAAGTCGCTTGGGGGGCCTATATCGCAAATTTCACCTACATCGTCGGGGTCGCGGCCTCGGCGATCCTGCTGATGATCCCCGCCTATTTTTACCGGATCGAACTGGTCAAGCAGATCACCATCATCGGGGAGCTTTTTGCGGTGTGCGCGGTGAGCATGGGCATGCTCTTCGTGGTCGTGGATATCGGCAGGCCCGACCGGTTCTGGCATCTCATGCCCGGGGTGGGACGCGTGAACTGGCCGATGTCGATCCTGTCGTGGGACGTCCTCCTGCTGTCCGGCTACTTGCTCCTGGCGCTCTATATTCCCTTTTATCTCCTCTACCAAAAATATATAAAGGAAGAACCCAGGGGCATGTTCTTCAAGCCTTTGATCTACCTTTCGATCTTTTGGGCCGCCATTCCGGTGACGGCCTTTCTCTTCAGCGGTCTGGGAAGCCGGCAGTATTGGAACTCGGCCGTCATGGCCCCTCGATTCTTGACCTCGTCGTTCATCGCCGGTCCCTCGCTCATGCTCCTCGTCCTCTACATCATTGAATGGCGGGATCTCTTCGAGGTCCCAAGGACGGTGATTCGTGTGCTCATACGCATCGTTGCGCTCGCCCTCATCCTCAACCTCTTTCTCTTTGCAAGCGAGGTCTTTAAGGAATTTTATACCGGGGCCCTGGAATCCGCCTCCGCCCGATACCTATTTTTTGGCTTGAAGGGAAAGCACATGCTCGTTCCTTATACGTGGCTGTCCATCGGGTTGAATCTGGTGGCGACCATTATCTTTGCGAGCCACAAGCTCAGCAGTCACGATCGCCTCATCCAGATCGCGTCCGTCTTCGCCGTCGTCGGCATTTGGATCGAAAAAGGCATGGGGATGGTGGTTCCCGGTTTCGTGCCGAGCCCCCTGGGCGATATCATCGAATACACCCCGTCCTGGGTGGAAGTCAGGGTCTGCGCCGGCATCTGGGCCTTTGGTTTTCTTTCCTTTACGCTCTTGATGAAGGCGGCTCTCCCCATCGAGAGGGGGGACGTGCACTACGGCAGGGCGATCAAGGAGCATCCGGCCAAGAGCGGGGGAGGAGGGGCGTCGGGCCTTACGAAACCGGTCGTCACGGCGCTGGTCTTGCTCGCGGCCCTGCTCGGTGCGGGAAGCACGGCCGAGGCGAAGACCCCCTTTCATATCAGCGGCTGGATCATGCAGGATTACCACTGGAAGACCACGGGGGCGTTCAGCGACCACCTGGCCGAGACCCTCGTCACCCTCAATTTCGGCGATCCGGTCATCAACCGATTTTCAGGCTCGATCCAGGGGGGCGTGATCGTCGATCTGAACAAGCAGGATTCCGGCAGTCCGTACCGCAGCATCTACGACACCTTCGGCAGCCACGCGATCGGCCGCTTCTATTACGGATACCTGGACGTCAACAAGGTCGGCCTCTTCAGCAACATCCGCGCCGGCCGGCAGCATCTCTATGAGTTGGAGGGGCTTCATTTCGACGGGCTTTCGGTGGAGACCAAGCCCTACGCGGGATTCGTCGTCTCCGCCTTCGGGGGCGTTCCGGTCCATTTGTATGAAAACCAGTTCGGCTTCGACCCCGGCGACTGGACGGCGGGAGGGGCCCTCCAGTGGACGCCGATCGCCCGCCTGCGGTTCCGGTTCAGCGGGGTTCACCTGAGGGACAAGGTCTCCGCGTTCCGGATCTTTCAGGGCAACCTCGATGATACCCTCTTCGGGGGCGCCGCCTGGCTCAACATCACGCCCAACTGGGAGTTGTACAGCCGTGTGACCGCTTTCACCGACCAGCTTCGCGACCTGGACTTCGGATCGTCGACCTCTTTCCCCAAGCAGGACTTGAAGCTGACGGTGACCGCCCACCGCCTCCTCGAGGCCTATGATTTTCGCGTGAACGAACTGGATCCCTTCTCGTTCGCCGGGACCTACCAGCCGTATACGGAGGCGATGGCCCAGATCTACAAGGGCTTCGGCAAGAAATTCGGCCTCGTCGTCGGCGGAGGGATGCGCCTCCTGGATCACAACCAGGTCGCCAGCGCGTTCAATCATGGTTTCGCGAAGGCCTACGGTTCGTTCACGACGCGGGGCTTCCTCGCCAAGGGCCTGTCGTCGACGCTCACGGCCGATTATTACCGCGGGCGTGACAATACGCTGAAAAACAACTATTTCGGGCTCTCATTTTCGGTTAACCAGGAATTCATGAAAAAGAGGTTGGTGGTCGGCGCGGGGACGGCCTTCTACTTGTACCGCTTCAATCTCTTCACGGGCGATGAATCCAGCGACGTGCGCACATATTTCGGAGAAATCGAGGGGCGCATCCGCAAGGATCTTAAGCTGAAGGCGGGTTACGAATTCGAGAAGAACAGGATCAACGGGTTTCACTCCGGGAGGGTTAGGCTCGTATGGGATTTCTGA
- a CDS encoding 4Fe-4S dicluster domain-containing protein yields the protein MNPSISSADREKSAKTLRELIGRFFKKLSRPEHGNSEIVNLERSKKRIHALVDRFFGKRLSRRTFLKAAGTVAGAAVIASPKPAEAFSFAEFFQKHYKELTPEDKERVFRRLEKETKEKHGVDVTIADPQPIPGVEFAYFLNLSKCNGNRKCVEACVKENNQSRDPAIQYITVLEMEAGSFDLNKSDRYYNPDLVPQKDKYYLPVQCHQCRNPPCVKACPVEATWKEADGIVVIDYNWCIGCRYCQAACPYEARHFNFTEPSIPADEINPNQSYLSNRIRPKGVMEKCTFCLHRTRVGKYPACLEACPTGARKFGNLKDPNSEVRNILSSKRVFVLKEEVGTDPQFYYFFD from the coding sequence ATGAACCCATCGATCTCATCGGCCGATCGCGAGAAGTCGGCGAAAACATTGCGTGAATTGATCGGGCGTTTCTTCAAGAAACTGAGCCGGCCCGAACACGGGAATTCCGAAATCGTGAATCTCGAGAGGTCGAAAAAGAGGATCCATGCCTTGGTGGACCGCTTTTTCGGGAAACGGCTCTCGCGCCGGACGTTTCTCAAGGCGGCGGGCACGGTCGCCGGCGCCGCGGTCATCGCCTCTCCGAAGCCCGCCGAGGCCTTCTCGTTCGCCGAGTTCTTCCAGAAGCACTACAAGGAGCTGACCCCCGAGGACAAGGAACGCGTCTTCCGGCGGCTCGAAAAGGAGACGAAGGAGAAGCACGGCGTCGACGTCACGATTGCGGACCCGCAGCCGATCCCGGGCGTCGAATTCGCCTACTTTCTCAACCTCTCCAAGTGCAACGGGAACCGAAAGTGCGTCGAGGCTTGCGTGAAGGAAAACAACCAATCGCGCGACCCGGCTATTCAATACATCACGGTCTTGGAGATGGAGGCCGGGAGCTTCGATCTGAACAAATCCGACCGTTACTACAATCCGGATTTGGTTCCTCAAAAAGACAAATATTATCTTCCGGTCCAGTGTCATCAGTGCCGCAATCCGCCCTGCGTCAAGGCCTGCCCCGTGGAGGCGACTTGGAAGGAAGCGGACGGCATCGTCGTCATCGACTACAACTGGTGCATCGGTTGCCGCTACTGTCAGGCGGCCTGCCCTTACGAAGCACGGCATTTCAATTTCACCGAGCCGTCCATCCCGGCGGACGAGATCAACCCCAACCAGTCGTACCTGTCGAACCGCATTCGTCCCAAAGGGGTGATGGAGAAGTGCACGTTTTGCCTGCACCGCACGCGCGTCGGGAAATATCCGGCGTGCTTGGAGGCCTGCCCGACGGGTGCGAGAAAGTTCGGCAACCTCAAGGACCCGAACAGCGAGGTCCGGAACATCCTGAGCTCGAAACGCGTCTTTGTCCTGAAGGAGGAAGTGGGGACGGATCCTCAATTCTATTACTTCTTTGATTGA
- a CDS encoding cytochrome c3 family protein has product MRRACAKRFWIASSAAAMFFCFGAWGNVAAHADEGLDKVDKRTTQLEMYPCDECHSAPEDFNTEKRTLTQEHLNIKSIHPTQRVEMDPTWWCHNCHNPGQYNQLRLYTGETIGFNESHRLCGQCHGPQLRDWKAHIHGRRSGLWNGEGKIELCVQCHNSHDTAFKPMKPLPPPPKPSWMSRGEGGAR; this is encoded by the coding sequence ATGCGACGCGCGTGTGCAAAACGATTCTGGATCGCAAGCTCCGCTGCCGCCATGTTCTTTTGCTTCGGGGCGTGGGGGAACGTCGCCGCCCATGCCGATGAGGGTTTGGACAAGGTCGACAAACGAACCACTCAGCTTGAAATGTATCCGTGTGACGAATGTCACTCCGCCCCTGAGGATTTCAACACCGAGAAGAGAACTCTGACCCAAGAGCATCTCAACATCAAGTCCATCCATCCCACGCAGCGCGTGGAGATGGATCCGACCTGGTGGTGCCATAACTGCCACAACCCGGGACAGTACAACCAGCTCAGGCTCTATACGGGCGAGACGATCGGATTCAATGAATCGCATCGATTGTGCGGACAGTGCCACGGCCCCCAATTGCGGGATTGGAAAGCCCATATCCACGGACGCCGGAGCGGACTTTGGAACGGAGAGGGGAAGATCGAGCTTTGCGTCCAGTGCCACAATTCCCACGATACCGCCTTCAAACCGATGAAGCCCCTGCCGCCGCCCCCGAAGCCGTCCTGGATGTCCCGAGGGGAAGGAGGCGCCCGATGA